One segment of Gordonia terrae DNA contains the following:
- a CDS encoding META domain-containing protein, which produces MALLLSAVIVALGTTIVGTGSASAAPPVPGFVGKTYTSTAVTGEQIPGGGPLEVSFPAANRIALSAGCNRHIGDLRVDNSLLRLGSLASTMMACPGPRADADAWVTEFTKEPLTWYSVGHALVLVGPAAQVLLTEKPA; this is translated from the coding sequence ATGGCGCTGCTGCTCAGCGCGGTGATCGTCGCCCTCGGTACGACGATCGTCGGCACCGGCTCCGCATCCGCTGCTCCCCCGGTTCCCGGCTTCGTCGGCAAGACCTACACCTCGACGGCGGTGACCGGAGAGCAGATCCCCGGTGGCGGGCCGCTGGAGGTCAGTTTCCCCGCCGCGAATCGGATCGCCCTGTCGGCCGGCTGCAACCGGCACATCGGCGACCTCCGCGTCGACAACTCGCTGCTGCGCCTGGGCTCCCTCGCCTCGACGATGATGGCCTGCCCCGGCCCGCGCGCCGACGCCGACGCCTGGGTCACCGAGTTCACGAAGGAACCGCTCACCTGGTATTCGGTGGGCCACGCCCTCGTCCTCGTCGGGCCCGCTGCGCAGGTCCTCCTCACGGAGAAGCCCGCGTGA
- a CDS encoding malate dehydrogenase, which produces MPVTVTVTGAAGSIGYASVFRIAAGAMLGHDQPVALRLLELPQAISGAVGTAMELDDGAFPLLTSVDVLDDPRKAFDGASFGLLIGARPRTKGMERADLLAANSDIFAAQGSVINEVAADDIRVIVVGNPANTNASVAAAHAPEVPAERFTALTRLDHNRAIAQLARRAGAGVAEISRVTVWGNHSATQYPDIFHARVGHRSGSDIAADRDWLVDDFIPTVARRGTAIIEARGSSSAASAANAAIDHVHDWVLGTRPDDWTSVALPSPGVYGIPEGLVCSFPVRSVDGRWQIVEGLEINDFSRARIDASVAELQSEREAVRTP; this is translated from the coding sequence ATGCCCGTGACGGTGACCGTCACGGGCGCGGCCGGCAGCATCGGATACGCGAGCGTGTTCCGCATCGCCGCCGGCGCGATGCTCGGTCACGACCAGCCGGTCGCACTGCGGCTCCTGGAGTTGCCGCAGGCGATCTCCGGTGCGGTGGGCACCGCCATGGAACTCGACGACGGGGCCTTTCCCCTCCTGACGTCGGTGGACGTCCTCGATGATCCGCGCAAGGCGTTCGACGGCGCGAGTTTCGGACTGCTCATCGGGGCCCGACCGCGCACCAAGGGCATGGAGCGCGCCGATCTGCTGGCGGCCAACTCCGACATCTTCGCCGCCCAGGGCTCGGTGATCAACGAGGTTGCCGCGGATGACATCCGGGTGATCGTCGTGGGCAACCCCGCCAACACGAACGCCTCGGTGGCCGCCGCCCACGCCCCCGAGGTACCGGCCGAACGGTTCACGGCCCTGACCCGTCTGGATCACAACCGCGCGATCGCGCAGCTCGCCCGACGCGCCGGCGCCGGCGTCGCCGAGATCAGCCGGGTCACCGTGTGGGGCAACCACTCCGCGACTCAGTACCCGGACATCTTCCATGCGCGGGTCGGCCATCGGAGCGGCTCCGACATCGCCGCCGACCGTGACTGGCTGGTCGACGACTTCATCCCCACCGTCGCCCGGCGCGGCACCGCGATCATCGAGGCCCGTGGATCGTCGTCGGCCGCTTCGGCGGCGAACGCCGCGATCGACCACGTCCACGACTGGGTTCTCGGCACCCGTCCGGACGACTGGACGTCGGTGGCGCTGCCGTCGCCCGGCGTCTACGGAATCCCCGAGGGACTCGTCTGCTCGTTCCCGGTGCGTTCGGTCGACGGCCGGTGGCAGATCGTGGAGGGTCTAGAGATCAACGACTTCTCCCGGGCCCGCATCGACGCGTCGGTCGCCGAACTGCAATCCGAGCGCGAGGCCGTCCGCACCCCGTAG
- the ppk2 gene encoding polyphosphate kinase 2 has translation MSKKDKAKQPKVGNEVYEAELFRLQTELVKLQEWVRESGTRVVVVFEGRDAAGKGGTIKRITEYLSPRIARVAALPAPTDRERGQWYYQRYVAHLPAPGEIVLFDRSWYNRAGVEKVMGFCTPEEHSRFLRQTPIFEQMLIDDGILLRKYWFSVSDDEQLKRFRSRMKDPVRQWKLSPMDLESVYRWEEYSRAKDEMMVHTDTALSPWYVVESDVKKHARLNMISHLLSTIDYTEVPRPKVTLPKHPIESGNYHRPPRSLSKYVPDHVATLIRTDH, from the coding sequence ATGTCGAAGAAGGACAAGGCGAAGCAGCCCAAGGTCGGGAACGAGGTCTACGAGGCGGAACTGTTCCGGTTGCAGACCGAGCTCGTGAAGCTCCAGGAGTGGGTCCGCGAGAGCGGCACTCGCGTCGTGGTCGTCTTCGAGGGGCGCGACGCCGCGGGCAAGGGCGGAACGATCAAACGGATCACCGAGTACCTCAGCCCACGGATCGCGCGGGTCGCCGCATTGCCCGCCCCGACGGATCGTGAACGCGGGCAGTGGTATTACCAGCGGTATGTCGCGCACCTACCGGCTCCCGGTGAGATCGTGCTGTTCGACCGGTCTTGGTACAACCGGGCGGGCGTCGAGAAGGTGATGGGCTTCTGCACGCCCGAGGAGCACTCACGGTTCCTGCGACAGACGCCGATCTTCGAGCAGATGCTCATCGACGACGGCATCCTGCTGCGCAAGTACTGGTTCTCGGTATCCGACGACGAGCAACTCAAGCGGTTCCGGTCCCGCATGAAGGACCCTGTGCGGCAATGGAAATTGAGTCCGATGGATCTCGAGTCGGTGTACCGGTGGGAGGAGTACTCGCGCGCCAAGGACGAGATGATGGTCCACACCGACACCGCCCTGAGTCCGTGGTACGTCGTCGAATCCGACGTGAAGAAGCATGCGCGGCTGAACATGATCTCGCACCTGTTGTCGACCATCGACTACACGGAGGTCCCGCGCCCCAAGGTGACCCTCCCCAAGCATCCGATCGAGTCGGGCAACTATCACCGTCCACCGCGTTCGTTGTCCAAGTACGTACCCGACCACGTGGCGACGCTGATCCGCACCGATCACTGA